In Bythopirellula goksoeyrii, a single window of DNA contains:
- a CDS encoding TerC family protein, producing the protein MIGNTVIFIWLGFLVLIAVLLFLDLGLFHRKDTVLTFKQALGWTGVWIAAALVFNGFVYGLYEQNWLGWTDYKSHHLSGSEAALQFFTGYVVEKSLSMDNLFVIAMVFAYFHVPLALQHRVLFWGIFGAVVLRGIMIALGSVLITRFEWIIYVFGAFLVFSAAKMLFAKEESFSPEHNPLINLTKKFFPVTHEFHGHHFFVNVAGKTMATPLFLALVLVESSDVMFAVDSIPAVFAVTRDPFIVFTSNIFAILGLRSLYFVLGSMMEKFRYLKPSIIVLLAYVGFKMLLSHYYPIPNGVSLGIIAAILTTGVVASLVADKKQ; encoded by the coding sequence TTGATTGGCAACACTGTGATCTTTATTTGGCTCGGTTTTTTAGTACTGATCGCAGTGCTGCTGTTCCTGGACCTGGGCCTGTTTCATCGCAAGGACACGGTGCTTACCTTCAAGCAGGCCCTCGGCTGGACCGGCGTCTGGATCGCAGCGGCACTGGTGTTCAATGGGTTTGTCTATGGCCTGTACGAGCAAAATTGGCTGGGATGGACAGATTACAAGTCCCATCATTTAAGCGGTTCCGAGGCCGCACTGCAGTTCTTCACAGGATATGTCGTGGAGAAATCGCTGTCGATGGACAATCTGTTTGTCATCGCCATGGTCTTTGCCTATTTTCATGTCCCGCTCGCCTTGCAACACCGCGTCCTGTTCTGGGGCATCTTCGGGGCGGTCGTGTTGCGTGGCATCATGATCGCACTGGGGAGCGTGTTGATCACTCGCTTCGAGTGGATCATTTATGTCTTCGGCGCCTTTCTCGTGTTCTCTGCTGCCAAGATGCTCTTTGCCAAGGAAGAATCGTTCAGCCCCGAGCACAATCCGCTGATCAATCTCACCAAGAAGTTTTTCCCGGTGACTCACGAATTCCACGGACATCATTTCTTCGTCAACGTGGCTGGCAAGACCATGGCAACGCCGCTATTTCTGGCTCTGGTACTGGTGGAGAGTAGCGACGTAATGTTCGCGGTCGATTCGATCCCCGCTGTCTTTGCGGTGACTCGTGATCCGTTTATCGTATTCACCTCCAACATCTTCGCGATCCTGGGTCTACGGTCGTTGTATTTTGTCCTCGGCAGTATGATGGAAAAATTTCGCTATCTCAAACCGAGCATTATTGTTCTCTTGGCCTATGTAGGCTTTAAGATGTTGCTGTCGCACTACTACCCAATCCCCAACGGCGTCTCGCTGGGGATCATCGCCGCGATCCTTACCACGGGGGTCGTGGCGTCACTCGTTGCTGATAAGAAACAGTAG
- a CDS encoding helix-turn-helix domain-containing transcriptional regulator yields MSRTRPFTESIKERAKKSRGYGAALIAEASELYLGGEIDAAKMMLRDYINATVGFQELGEEIGKNPKSIMRMLSLKGNPTAKNFTALLASLQKHEGIHLKVRSAG; encoded by the coding sequence ATGAGTCGAACTAGACCCTTTACTGAAAGCATCAAAGAACGTGCCAAAAAGAGCCGAGGGTACGGGGCGGCTTTGATCGCCGAAGCCTCCGAGCTCTATCTGGGTGGCGAGATCGATGCGGCTAAGATGATGCTCCGCGATTACATCAACGCCACGGTTGGGTTTCAAGAACTGGGCGAAGAGATTGGCAAGAACCCCAAAAGCATCATGCGGATGCTCAGCCTCAAAGGAAACCCCACCGCCAAGAATTTCACCGCACTGTTAGCATCCCTGCAAAAACACGAAGGCATCCATCTCAAAGTGCGATCAGCAGGGTGA
- a CDS encoding Calx-beta domain-containing protein: MLSATSFQDGVGGYSNTEDTVLYSISPDSNFGSETSISPDQQDANGVRQGLLRFNDIIGSLAGQVPLGSTINSATLQVSVVNSSTAQVQMSLYRMLEDWSEGLSTWNSFGEIGGVQSSEGEATGVPPDAILFDPNTGVMSFDVTRSLQNWAAGQENLGWLLESTATDGWDFETSEAAVADRPKLTVDYTAPSGAGNIEFIETKLVQAEGNSGPTTAQVTISRLGGVAGEVSATYTVAAGTAGGGDFVANTDTVTFADGETRKTIDVVINGDTALEGNETITVTLSNATGGATIGTKSVATLTIADDDALINEVLANVSASDPQNIITDETNHEYIELIGTPGASLNGYYFVVFEGQEEETAGTTDQTGSGVADLVVDLSGQTFGANGLLVLRPTDWVYTSHPDTNEMIVTALDAVAGGLEDDSQTYALVRSSVPIVQGTDYDTVGEYVNATRESVDSPLGSVGVLDVGPFADGTAQMVDSVSVFNGGSDRDRAAVTPEIGLPGVHIHQPTGASDSGNVASDALSRREGNFIPNTIGAWFNGDILDTRVDDPVIEYLNGTTRISVVAPGGSVLTPGTTNTLRNVTVSSAVSSVDEAGGPMVTFTVTRTGDVSQAIDVQYTTVNGTAQAGADYVAQSGTLSFAINEDTKEVMVQVIDDGIAEGFETFSLQLTAVDTPFLITENIATVTINDADVLVATFQDGVNGYFGTDDSYVDGENQFAQLGLDSKVIVDDAAGDPDFGGAEGADIRPQQGLLKFEDVFGAGLGQVPVGAQVFGGFLTLNVTNNSSSSAGIELYRMLQNWDELASWIDPQGTLGNSIVNGITPDGIEATSVADSIVTFPGQAGKVQVPLNQATLQAWSTGSLDNFGWSIVSDSDSSWEFSSSDVSVVNLRPELTILYTAPSGAGEFALVEAKQEVNEGGIATVKVQRVGGSTGAASIDYSITTGTAQAGDISGATSGTLNFANGELFKTFQVQTVGDNTLETNETVNITLNNGAVAAGLGAATLTIRDNDASLTSPPVLVSEIVYNQPGNDGGAELFELTGTPGAALGSFYAVVIAGDIGADQGATDLVVDLGQYEVGANGTVLIGSQNNFAWDVPAGTTFIGLPELDVEFLGGNDNGTSTYALVYSPFTPLHTGRFDYDWNNNGGLELPVGAEIVDSIAIRDNSSTDSTYGGGANTLQTNPTSSYDAVSRLPGTTARNNAASWYGADLFGSNDALIYDDNFSTGLPSVGAAVTPGELNTGTDLQNPIATIDSVDTSSGVVIHFNGTVSQVLVGDGTSYEGPGVGPGISVTKTDGTQIPGVNPLPVVSGFGTSSLSLSFLGTGTIGGQLPAGTYNLNFIGDSVVANGRALDAAGTGSPSNTSIQISVASTGSSADFDGDGDVDGRDFLAWQRGFGKPAAVKADGDADNDMDVDGEDLTVWQGQYDTTPPLVAFSTASDEAEPAPEVATASFAFTGNAWVALPTALATAGVTDAVFEAEFSAVPSRSIETETIDAAFTSNVVDPLDSLSSEVEEESAFDDAFADWDELTFVAV; encoded by the coding sequence ATGCTTTCCGCTACGTCGTTTCAAGACGGTGTAGGTGGGTATTCGAACACTGAGGATACGGTCCTCTACTCTATTAGCCCCGATAGCAACTTTGGTTCAGAAACTAGCATCAGCCCCGATCAACAGGATGCGAATGGTGTTCGACAGGGGCTTTTGCGATTCAACGATATCATAGGTAGTCTCGCGGGCCAGGTGCCATTGGGTTCAACCATAAACTCGGCAACGCTTCAAGTAAGTGTGGTCAACTCGTCTACTGCCCAAGTTCAGATGAGCCTCTATCGAATGCTTGAAGACTGGTCCGAAGGATTGTCAACTTGGAATAGCTTCGGAGAGATCGGGGGTGTCCAATCTTCTGAGGGAGAAGCTACGGGAGTTCCGCCTGACGCTATTCTTTTTGATCCCAATACGGGCGTGATGAGCTTCGATGTGACCCGTTCGTTGCAAAACTGGGCTGCAGGTCAGGAGAATCTAGGTTGGCTCCTTGAAAGTACTGCTACCGACGGATGGGACTTTGAGACCTCCGAAGCTGCCGTTGCCGACCGTCCAAAACTTACAGTGGACTACACGGCACCAAGTGGAGCTGGCAACATCGAATTTATCGAGACAAAACTGGTGCAGGCCGAAGGTAACTCGGGTCCTACAACTGCGCAAGTGACCATCAGCCGACTGGGTGGCGTTGCCGGTGAGGTGAGTGCGACCTATACCGTAGCCGCCGGTACTGCAGGGGGTGGCGACTTCGTTGCGAATACAGATACCGTAACATTCGCCGACGGTGAAACACGTAAGACTATTGACGTGGTGATCAACGGCGACACTGCGTTGGAAGGTAACGAGACAATCACTGTTACTCTCAGCAATGCCACTGGTGGGGCGACAATCGGAACGAAATCGGTTGCAACACTGACCATCGCAGACGACGATGCTTTGATCAATGAAGTGCTGGCGAATGTCTCTGCCAGCGATCCGCAAAATATCATTACCGACGAGACAAATCACGAGTATATCGAACTAATCGGAACTCCAGGTGCGTCACTTAATGGCTACTACTTTGTGGTCTTCGAAGGCCAAGAAGAGGAAACTGCAGGAACCACCGATCAGACTGGCAGTGGTGTGGCCGATTTGGTAGTCGATCTATCAGGGCAAACATTTGGTGCCAATGGCCTGCTCGTGCTCCGTCCCACAGACTGGGTTTACACGAGCCACCCTGACACCAACGAAATGATCGTAACGGCGCTCGACGCCGTTGCCGGTGGACTGGAAGACGATTCGCAGACATACGCTTTGGTTCGCAGTAGTGTGCCAATCGTTCAAGGAACTGACTACGACACCGTTGGTGAATACGTTAACGCCACGAGAGAGTCAGTGGACTCACCACTTGGTAGTGTGGGTGTCCTTGACGTTGGTCCATTTGCTGACGGTACTGCCCAAATGGTTGATAGTGTCTCGGTCTTCAACGGTGGTAGTGACCGTGACCGTGCCGCTGTGACACCTGAGATTGGTTTGCCAGGCGTACATATCCATCAGCCCACGGGGGCTTCCGACAGCGGTAATGTGGCGTCGGATGCCCTTTCTCGCCGGGAAGGGAATTTCATCCCCAACACGATTGGTGCCTGGTTCAATGGGGACATCCTTGACACGCGGGTGGACGATCCAGTGATCGAGTATCTCAATGGCACGACAAGAATCAGTGTGGTAGCACCTGGGGGATCTGTTCTTACTCCGGGTACTACCAATACTCTCCGCAATGTTACTGTTTCCTCCGCCGTCTCAAGTGTTGACGAAGCCGGTGGTCCCATGGTGACCTTTACGGTTACTCGCACGGGTGATGTGTCTCAGGCAATCGATGTTCAATATACGACCGTCAATGGCACCGCCCAGGCAGGCGCCGACTATGTTGCTCAGAGTGGTACTCTCAGTTTTGCCATCAACGAAGATACCAAAGAAGTCATGGTCCAGGTCATAGACGATGGTATTGCCGAAGGCTTTGAAACTTTCAGTCTTCAGTTGACAGCAGTCGATACCCCATTTTTGATTACTGAAAACATTGCCACGGTAACCATCAATGACGCCGATGTCTTAGTCGCGACGTTCCAAGATGGCGTGAATGGATACTTTGGTACGGATGATTCTTATGTTGATGGTGAAAATCAATTCGCTCAGTTAGGTCTCGATAGCAAAGTCATCGTGGACGACGCAGCGGGCGATCCTGATTTTGGCGGAGCCGAGGGTGCTGACATCCGCCCCCAGCAGGGACTGCTAAAATTTGAAGATGTATTTGGAGCAGGACTCGGACAAGTTCCAGTTGGTGCCCAAGTGTTCGGTGGTTTCTTGACGCTAAACGTTACGAACAATTCTTCTTCTAGTGCGGGGATCGAGCTGTACCGCATGTTGCAGAACTGGGATGAACTTGCGAGTTGGATCGATCCGCAAGGCACTCTTGGTAACTCCATTGTCAACGGCATTACACCAGATGGCATTGAGGCCACTTCAGTGGCTGATAGTATTGTCACCTTCCCTGGCCAAGCAGGTAAGGTACAGGTGCCACTGAATCAAGCAACACTCCAGGCTTGGTCCACGGGAAGTCTCGATAATTTCGGATGGTCAATCGTTTCAGATTCTGACTCGAGTTGGGAATTCTCGTCCAGCGATGTGAGTGTGGTCAATCTGCGTCCCGAGTTGACGATCCTGTATACGGCCCCATCGGGTGCTGGCGAGTTCGCGCTAGTCGAGGCTAAACAGGAAGTCAACGAAGGAGGAATTGCCACGGTAAAAGTTCAGCGTGTCGGTGGCTCCACGGGCGCTGCTTCGATCGATTATTCCATTACGACAGGTACTGCCCAGGCAGGTGACATTTCCGGAGCAACATCTGGCACTTTGAACTTTGCCAATGGCGAGTTGTTCAAGACTTTCCAGGTTCAAACGGTTGGAGATAATACTCTCGAAACGAACGAGACGGTCAATATTACGCTAAACAATGGTGCCGTGGCAGCAGGACTTGGGGCAGCAACACTCACAATTCGTGACAATGACGCTAGTCTTACGAGCCCACCTGTCTTGGTGAGTGAGATCGTCTACAACCAACCAGGCAATGACGGTGGTGCTGAACTCTTTGAATTGACCGGCACTCCAGGTGCTGCACTCGGTTCTTTCTATGCCGTGGTAATAGCTGGCGACATCGGGGCCGACCAAGGTGCAACGGACTTGGTCGTTGACCTCGGACAATACGAAGTGGGTGCAAATGGGACGGTCCTCATTGGTTCACAGAACAATTTCGCCTGGGATGTTCCTGCAGGTACGACCTTTATTGGGTTGCCGGAGCTCGATGTCGAATTCTTGGGTGGCAATGACAATGGCACTTCTACGTACGCCTTGGTATACAGTCCCTTTACTCCACTACATACTGGTCGTTTCGACTACGATTGGAATAACAACGGTGGCTTAGAACTACCAGTGGGAGCTGAGATCGTCGACTCGATAGCAATTCGCGACAATAGCTCGACTGATAGTACCTACGGTGGTGGCGCCAACACGTTGCAGACCAATCCGACTTCTTCCTACGATGCTGTGTCGAGGTTGCCCGGAACGACTGCCCGTAATAATGCGGCATCGTGGTACGGTGCGGACTTGTTTGGAAGCAACGACGCCTTGATCTACGACGATAATTTCTCGACAGGCTTGCCTTCCGTTGGGGCCGCGGTCACTCCTGGTGAATTGAACACAGGGACTGATCTCCAGAACCCGATTGCGACGATTGACTCAGTTGATACGAGTAGCGGTGTGGTTATCCACTTCAATGGCACGGTTTCACAAGTCCTTGTGGGAGATGGTACCAGCTACGAAGGTCCTGGAGTTGGCCCCGGCATTAGCGTTACTAAGACCGATGGCACCCAGATTCCCGGTGTTAACCCTCTGCCAGTGGTATCAGGCTTTGGAACCAGCTCGCTATCTCTCTCGTTCCTTGGCACAGGGACGATTGGAGGCCAATTGCCAGCTGGCACCTACAATTTGAATTTCATCGGGGATAGTGTGGTGGCCAACGGTCGTGCACTCGATGCAGCCGGCACGGGTTCTCCCAGTAACACTTCGATACAGATTTCAGTAGCTTCGACTGGAAGTTCTGCCGACTTCGATGGCGACGGCGATGTCGATGGGCGTGACTTCCTAGCCTGGCAACGTGGCTTTGGAAAGCCTGCTGCAGTTAAGGCGGATGGTGATGCCGACAACGACATGGACGTTGATGGAGAGGACCTCACCGTCTGGCAAGGTCAATACGACACCACTCCCCCCTTGGTTGCCTTCAGCACAGCGAGTGACGAAGCAGAGCCTGCCCCGGAAGTCGCTACAGCCTCATTCGCGTTCACCGGCAATGCTTGGGTAGCTCTACCGACAGCTCTAGCCACAGCAGGCGTTACCGACGCAGTGTTTGAAGCGGAGTTCTCTGCGGTTCCCTCTCGGTCTATCGAAACAGAAACGATTGACGCTGCGTTCACTAGCAATGTAGTTGACCCTCTCGACTCGTTGTCCTCTGAAGTAGAGGAAGAATCAGCCTTTGACGATGCTTTTGCAGATTGGGACGAGTTGACATTTGTAGCCGTTTAG
- a CDS encoding YqaA family protein, which produces MEAERKASENASTLPTGLPQAAPTGPIRRLYNWMLSWAETPYGTPALFLISFAESSFFPLPPDLLQIALSVSKPRRSFFYAAVSAVGSVLGGIVGWLIGFAAWAALSSFFYNYVPGVTPERIEYVGKLYEANAFWAILAAAFTPIPYKVFTISAGVFHQYVSLETLIFASAIGRSARFFLVATCLWWFGPSVRMILERHFEWITLALFALLIGGFFAIKLLAH; this is translated from the coding sequence ATGGAAGCGGAACGTAAAGCGAGCGAAAATGCAAGCACCCTCCCCACGGGGTTGCCCCAGGCTGCGCCGACAGGCCCTATTCGTCGGCTCTACAACTGGATGCTCTCCTGGGCGGAGACCCCTTACGGCACCCCTGCCCTGTTTTTGATCTCGTTTGCCGAGAGTTCTTTTTTCCCGCTGCCCCCCGATCTCTTGCAGATCGCGCTCTCGGTATCCAAGCCGCGACGTTCCTTTTTCTATGCCGCGGTGAGTGCTGTTGGCTCCGTGCTGGGGGGAATCGTCGGCTGGTTGATCGGCTTTGCCGCCTGGGCGGCGCTGAGTAGTTTTTTCTACAACTACGTTCCGGGGGTCACTCCGGAGCGTATTGAGTACGTCGGCAAGCTGTACGAGGCGAACGCCTTCTGGGCAATCCTCGCCGCCGCATTCACACCGATACCCTACAAAGTGTTCACGATCTCAGCGGGTGTCTTTCATCAGTATGTCTCACTCGAAACCCTGATCTTCGCCTCGGCGATAGGCCGCTCGGCGCGTTTCTTCTTGGTGGCAACTTGCCTCTGGTGGTTCGGCCCGTCGGTGCGCATGATTCTCGAACGCCACTTCGAATGGATCACGCTGGCGTTGTTCGCCCTGTTGATCGGTGGCTTCTTCGCGATCAAGCTGCTGGCACATTGA